The stretch of DNA GGCAGGTGCTGGCCGACACGGTGTACGAGGCGATCAAGGCCATGGTGATGGACCATGAGATCACCCCGGGCGCCCGGGTCGGGATCGAGGCGCTGGCCCGCACCCTGGAGGTCTCGCCCACCCCCGTACGCGAGGCGCTCGCCCGGCTCGAATCGGACGGCCTGGTCGTCAAGCGGTCCCTCGCGGGCTACCGGGCCACCGAACTCCTCACCCCGCGAGGTCTTGAGGAACTCTTCGAGATGCGGTTGCTGCTTGAGCCCAGGGCCGCCGCGCTGGCCGCCGAACACGCCGACGAAGCCCAGCTCGACCGCCTCGAACACCTCCAGGACGAGATGCGCAACCGGCCGGAGTCGGGTGACAGATACGCGGCCTACCGCGAGTTCGCCGCCCTCGACCAGCGCTTCCACGACACCCTCGCCGAAGCGGCGGGGCGGCCCCTGCTCTGCGACGCGGTGGAGCGCCTCCACTCCCACCTGCACATCTTCCGCCTCAGCAGCATTCCGGGCGCGGGTGAGCCCACCCACCTCGAACACGACAGGATCGTCCGGGCCGTCCTGCGCCGCAGCCCCGAGCGCGCCGCCGAGGCCATGACGGAGCACCTGGAACGCAGCCTGGAGCGTCAACTCGGCCGGCGCGACGAGCGGAGCTGACCCGGCCCGGCCCAACCGGTCTCCCGTACGGCGGAGGGACGGCCATTTGGTGGGTCCTCGCCCACCCAGTACTCTTCTGACCTGCGTGGACAAACGCGGTCATGGTAGGGTGCCGCCTTTTGGTACGGCAGCCGTCCCAGCACGGCGTACAGCGGAACGACCGGCACACCGGGCCATTGGCTCCCCGTGCCTCAGGTCCCCGATCCCGCACGGCCCCGGGCACGAGCAC from Streptomyces tsukubensis encodes:
- a CDS encoding GntR family transcriptional regulator, encoding MVKGGDGGRERDVPPRQVLADTVYEAIKAMVMDHEITPGARVGIEALARTLEVSPTPVREALARLESDGLVVKRSLAGYRATELLTPRGLEELFEMRLLLEPRAAALAAEHADEAQLDRLEHLQDEMRNRPESGDRYAAYREFAALDQRFHDTLAEAAGRPLLCDAVERLHSHLHIFRLSSIPGAGEPTHLEHDRIVRAVLRRSPERAAEAMTEHLERSLERQLGRRDERS